The Rosa rugosa chromosome 3, drRosRugo1.1, whole genome shotgun sequence sequence GAAAGCTTCGATGAGAATCGAATCCGGGTCAATTAGGCGATGCTCGTACAAGAACCCATCGTACTTGGCAGGGGGCAAGTTCTGTGCATACCCATTTAAAACCAAAACCAACAGCAACAGCAAAGCGGTTTGTACTATGACGATTTTGTGCTTTGCTTCCTCCATATTTCTTCGGGTGGACTGTGCAAGGTAAACTCACCTGAGCACAATAATCACTTATACAGCGACAAATACTCTCCccacccccttttttttttttttacaggacCAGATATGTACTGTATTGTTCAAAATGAATTATTGTCTTTGTGCAGGTATTTTTATAACCCCGTGATTATGACCGAGTTAAATAATAGGGTATGTATGTACCCGGATTATGTCAATTTGTTCAACTCGAAGTTATCAAATTGTCCAAATTCTTTTTCCACCTCTTTTGTTTGTCATGTATATCAAAGATTAATCAATCAAGTTGAAAATTACTTATAAGtccaagaaaaaaaacccaaaGGTTCAATTAGTTTAAACATTGGGCCTTCTCTTCCACTGATGGTGCATGCAGCCCAAAACCTGAGTCCTGACAGGTCGATTCAAGGCTGCTCAGCCCCTGACAGCTGTCCACCAACAGCCCACGGGACCCACAGCGCAGTAAAAGAGTTACCAGAACTTGCGAAATACGATGCACGTTTCACTCCACCAAAACCAGAACTGCAAGCAAAACGATCCCTCACTTCCAAAAATGGCCGTTACGTAAACTACACACCCCGATCAAAATACACGTCACCTTGGTTGCTACTCTCTGTAAAACCACCTCAGATTCCAGCTACCAAGCCTTCATTTAATTCTCAGTTAAACCCTATTTCACCACTGTATGCCtactatacatatatatacaccttAATTTCACAAATCTAATACCACACAAAATGCTCTTCTCCATCTTCTTATTGCTTTTCCTACCCTGCGTAGGCATGAGCGCTGTGTTCGTGGTCTACATCTGTCTCTTATGGTTCGCCGCTAATACTAGGTCGTCGGCAGAGCCTCGGTTACCGGTCAAGCGGGTTTCCGAGAAGGGCTTGTCGGCCTCTGATCTCGACAAGTTGCCGAAAACTAGCGGCAAAGAGCTGACCAGGGGGACGGAGTGCGCGGTGTGCCTGGAGGAGATCGAGGCAGAGCAACTGGCTCGGGTGGTTCCAGGTTGTAACCACGGCTTCCATCTCCAATGCGCCGATACCTGGCTTTCTATGCAGTCATTCTGTCCGGTTTGTAGAGCCAAACTCCAACCTCAGCAGTTTCTCACTTCCTCTGATGAAAATCCATGCTAGCTAAATTACATGACGGCTAGTTCAGAGAGAAGGAAAAGCATTTATAATTAAGCTACCAGTATATATTAGTGTCAGCTGTCAGATGTAGAACAATGCTATAATTTATTAGGGCTTTGATATCATGTATGATTTCGGTTTTTCACTATCTGATTAAAATCATCGAATCTTTTTCCACTATGTTAGTATTGCATGCATGATTTGATGAGATTTCAATTTCTCAGACCAAACGGACAGGCAGGCATGATCGAACAGACACAAACTTTTCACAGTCCAAAATATGAATTAAACGGTAATTTAAAATTTGCaactatatataattttttgtgCCAGACGGCGCTACGTACTATAAAGTCCAATCAGTTTACATTGGCCGGTATGGTAAATGACCATTTAGTCCCCGGCTTGCATGGGATTGGTTTGGTGGCAATACAGCGGTGCATCTGCTCTGAGAAATTTGCAGTCGCACAGGTATTCTAGAATGGTGTGCTAGCTGTACGTATGTATATGCAACTATCTGGGGAAGACTTATTGTTCATTAATGATTCCAACCTGAGAATTGAAATTCTACCACAAGTAGTTACTATGATTCGAATATTCCTTCCTTTCATGCTTTGCTATGTAAGTTTGACTTACACCAATTCCGATTCAATTTATCAATCGGGAGGAGATCATGTTTCTTCACGTACACAAACAACATAATTTGATCACCAGCTGTAAATTAAGCATAAATGTGCCAAGCGTACATGTTTATATTGAAGCCAATTAAGGGAATGCCGCAGCTGTAACCCAATCGATTGAATTCTATAATCAATTCTTACTTTCTTTTGCCTCAAGCTTGTTGGAAGCGATTCATAATAGCAAGTTATACGTGTAAGTGGCGACAATGTATTGGCCTTCGGACAGTGGATTCTTGGGAAAGTTGGTACTGGCAAAGGCCCAAAAATGGGCTTGTCATAGCATACAAAGCCCACAAAGGGCGGCAGCAACTGATCTAGCATAAGGGCCCAAGACAGCAGATCCAAACCACAAACCAAGCCCACGGCTTCTCCTTCCGATCTGCCGATGACCCAGCCGTCGGAGTTTTCTGGATCTCCGGTGCTAATCTTGGTCGTAGAAAAACAACCCAAAAAGTGGAAAACGACAAACTCTACTCGATGTAGCATCTTAAGTGTAAAACTAACTAGTTATACTGTTATACGAATAAACAAGACTTGAGAAGTTGAATAATCAACTTTTTTAGCTTAACTTGAATTTGAAGAAACTCCCACCTGATCACATACGTGTGTGAAAGTATATTCTCAAATTTTTGAAACGATAGCGGCAATGTGGCCACCCACATGAGTCGCTAAATAAACAATATTGTGTCTTGGCTACTTTGCTAGCTATATATCGTTTTAATGGAAACgtcagctagctagctaatgaCTCGTACGTGTCTGGACAGCTTACGATAATAGGACCACCCCTCGTCCCCTCCTTCAATTCTGAAAAGAAGGCCCCCACTTTTCTCTTTACTTTCGGCCTTTTATGCAATGCAATGAGACAGGTGGCGTCTCTGTTGCTTTACCCGCTTTAATACCGCATATTTATCAAGGCAAAACTAAGagtaagttcacccgttggattaccgggtcacctactatttaCTGTTTTTGTGTGTTTATTTTCACTCTCTGAGTCACGAAATACATTGTacccgtgacccagggcacaaaATACTTGTGTCAtcatggtgacccagaaagtgactcaggatacgaaatacactgtgctcgtgacccagatgatgaaaatacacataaaaaatagtgaatagtaAGTGGCCTGATGACCCATGGGTGAACTTGCTTTAACAACTTCTATAGATTAGTATGTCGAACTACTATGTCTATGACACACACTTGTTTTCCGACTCTCCACTTTCATTACGCGttgaagaaagaaataaaacacTCTCAAAACATGATTTATGATGCtaaattaaaagtttaaaatatagaaaattaaAATGCAAGTTGACTACGCCCCACACAATAAGTgatgttctatatatatatatatatctcaacgGATTATATATATTGCAAGATAGAAGATAAGTAATTGAATCACTATAAATTACTTATCACTTTTCTCACAAAAGGAAATTCAAAATAATTATAGAATGAATTAATACACATATATCTAAATCTGGGATAAtgaaaattttattgataaaatattttattgtAGTTGAATATCTTGTTACAAATAAGAGAATTCAACAACTTCATGAGAAAAAGAAACCTTTCTGTAACTAATTTATCCATGTATCCTGATTTTTCCACCACGTGAATTTCGTGTCATTACTCGCCACCGTACCCCTCAATATTGGTATAAATAATATTTTCTTCTATGTTCAGCTATAGCGGAAACCGGAAATCTAAAGCCATTTGGCGATTCAACctacttccaagttccaacaatTAATATACTTTTCAGACCAAGAAAGCGGAACTGGTTGACGTTGCATACTAGACGTCTAGACTCTAGACTCATTAAAGCTCGATCGATTTGCATCAGTGCCGATGTAAAAGGGTAGTTTTGtggagttaatttttgaagtTCAGCTTACCAATCATATTTTCCACGAACAAGCCAGGCCAGGAAAAGGAATAGTTGACGAAAGAGGGATTGGAAAATGGGAAAGAGCGATAGTGCGCGTGCGACATGTGTCCCCTCTTTTTTGTTTGGCTTTCACAAATCAGTAACAACCACCAATTCAAAGAGTTCTTTATGACAACACGGACCTAGCTAGCTATACCTAGCTTGCATCGGCCATGTTGCCAAGTGCCACTACCTAAGCGTTGCAATCATATCATGCTTCATAGCAATTCCAATCCCAATGTCTAAACATGTGGCACACTGTGAGAGGACTTGATAGAAACCGTGGTGGTGATTGATTGGTGAAGCACCGGATATAAAGTGCGCCGTAGTGCAGCGTAGTAATTCCTGGCTAGTCCAACTCCAATTATATAAGCAATAGAAAATGAAGGCTGTGTGTGGGGTGTTTTGATGATGTGTATATGGCAGGCTTAATACGAAGTATACAgaggacacacacacacacacacaagtacTGACGTGGTAAAAGGAATTAGGTTCTCAGGAATATTAATAGGTCTCTGTCTGTCCAAAGAGACTTTCATGGACCAAGGTCCACCTGCACTTAGgcaaaaaaatcagatattttgcCACCAAATGTcccattttgcccttcattTTGCCTATGGTCCACCTACACCTTGGTCCATATTAGAATTTTTGCTGTCTGTCTTGCTGCCGATTTTCATTTCGGATAGAAGCACCAGTACTCTTCGTTTGTCTTAACTtttggggggagagagagagagagagagagagagagagagagagagagaggaagaggttGATGATGAAGGAGATGATGAGTAACCATGATCAAGCCCTGAGCAACGGAACTAGTGCTGGTATTGTTGGTGCTGAGGCTGAGAGGGTTTCAAGCTCTAGAATTTCATCTCTGCTGGCCTCCACAGATCGTGATTATCTTCTTTCTCCATCTGGAAATCAGGTTGGTTCTCTTCCTTCCTTCTCTAGCTGCCTTTCTATCTCGCTGTCGTACAGTCGCTCGATCTGTCTAGATATACGGATACATACACTTAAAGGTTCTGGCCTAACTTTGGAGATCGATTTTAAGcaggagcaaaaaaaaaaatgaactaatTAACTTGGTTAGACATTTCTCTGGTGTTTAACTCGACTTAACTGGTTAATTAATAGACGaagttaatttatttttttttttgaaacgagaGATGAAGTTAATTAAGAACGCTAATTAGGAATAAAAAGTTAATTTATATAAACTATTTAGTGTGAATAATTATcgaatttattatttttaataatttGGCGGTATAATGCTCTGAAATCCTCCTTAATAACTCTGAAATATCTACTTATGTTTCATAAATTAAAGACTATTTCGGTGTTAGATTGATCTTGTATGTACAGGGCTAATAATTAATCCCAATAAATACACACATACAATATATACTTATATGTAAGGCATTGCATGCGTACTTGAATATATAATATGTTATATGTATATGATCGAGTTGCTAACTTCGATTTCGTAATATCTGATTGAAGATCTAGCTTCTTCATCTGGATTAGTTCGTGCAGAAAATACTTCCCTTGCTTGCACTAagattaataaaaaaaagttaCGGGATATTGCTGTCTTCGATAGACAGATCGGGGAATATGTGTGTACGTAACTGCATGCTGCTCGAAATACAATCAATGATCAAAATAACGTTTTCTAGCTGGTCCTGtgatatatacacatatatatatcaatTGAAATGTAAATGGCATgcgtttatatatatatatatatatatatatatatatataaacgcATGCGTTTTCCAGCTGTTGTTATTCAGAAAAATGTTGCCTGCGATAATTGAAATGTCACTAGTGAAATGTCATTGATTAAATAGAAGATTTCAAGATTTTGTTCAATTCGCGTCATTAGGGCAAATAATCTCTGTGCATAAAAGAACACAAACCAACAATAATTATAAAACTCATCTGGACTACCGACTACATTAATTCCACTCACTCACCTACATTGGGTACGGGTGATATTTAGCTTATGTTATCATTTTTGCTGCACCTGCCCCCAAATTTGGCAATGTTTACCAATAAAATCATATATGGATTGTGGACAAGCCAACTTAATTCAGACTAAAGTAGCAATTACCAAACCATGCATATTACATTTTAGCGATAAGTCACTATCAACATTTGATTCTTCCCTTGTTTTCTGCATTTCCTAAtcagcccaaaaaaaaaatatatatatatatatatatcttcccTAATTGATGTTAATCTATTAATGCTTAGCTGTCACGAGATTCACATGCCGAAATCGCTGTCCTAATCAATTAGCTGGCACGTGTCCCAAGCTAGTACCGACACCTATCCACCTTGTAAAAGTAAATTTGGTAGAACATCGCAATCAAGCTTCCGTAGATTCTAGGCTTTGGGCCGGCACAGAATGGTCCACTGTTGTCGGAATTATTGAAGCGGCCCATTAGATCCATCACTATTCTAGTTCATGTTGGAAACCAGTTGGGTACGTATGTCCAAAGAATATATTTCTGGATGACAGTGTCCGATCATCTCTTTCGCTATTTGATTGATTTCACGTAATCACCACcgattttggtgcgctgtgacAGGTGAAAGTTGCTGATCTTGATGGGAAGATAATAGGGCTCTACTTCTCAGCCAATTGGTACCCGCCCTGCTGGAACTTCAACCAAGTCCTAGTTGGTATCTATAATCAGCTTAAGAACAGTAGCATTACGGGGTCTAGCTTTGAGATTGTGTACATATCATCTGATGAAGACTCTGACGCCTTTAACACCTACCATGCTTGCATGCCGTGGCTGGCGATTCCGTTTTCGGATTTAGAGACCAAGAAAGCTCTGAACCGCAAGTTTGAGATAGAGGGAATTCCGAGCTTGGTTATTCTGCAACCTAGTGATGGTGATGGGGCTACGTTGCATGATGGAGTTGAGCTCATTTATCGCTATGGTGTCCAAGCCTTCCCTTTTACTAGACAGAGGCTGGAACagttggaggaggaggagaaacaGAAGCATGAGAACCAGACCTTGACCAATCTACTAACGAACCACGACAGACACTATCTTCTTCTGGGCCATCAGACGCCTAATCAGGTAATTGATTAGCAATTTAAGTCCTCCAGGACCTCTAACACAAGCACTGGAATACCTCGATCAGTAAATTTTCTTGTATCCTGGAAAAGTTCTAAATCTGCCAATATTTACGACATTGCGGTAACTACTTGGGATTTAATCATGTACGTATTTATCTACATGCGCAGGTGCCTGTGGCCTCATTGGTAGGCAAGACAATTGGACTCTACTTCTCAGCTCAATGGTGCATTCCCTGCGTTAATTTCACTCCTAGGCTAATCTCAATCTACAAGAAGATTAAAGAGCAAATGCTAGTAGGTGATCAACAACAAGATGGAGAGGACTTCGAGATAGTGTTTGTTTCAAGTGATCGTGACCGAACATCCTTTGAAGCCTACTTCAGCACCATGCCATGGCTGGCATTGCCTTTTGAGGATCCCAACATCAAAGAGCTTGTGAAGCATTTCGATGTCAAAGGTATTCCTTGTTTGGTAATTTTGGGGCCGGATGGTAAAACTGTCACCAGGCAGGGTAGAAATCTGATAAACTTGTACAAAGAAAATGCGTATCCCTTCACCGATGCGAAGTTGGAATTGCTGGAGAAGAAAATGGATGAAGAGGCGAAGAGCCTGCCCAGGTCGGTGTACCATGGAGGGCATAGGCATGAGCTGAATTTGGTGTCCGAAGGCAATGGAGGAGGACCCTTTATATGTTGTGACTGTGATGAACAAGGATGCGGTTGGGCTTATCAGTGTCTTGAATGTGGATATGAGGTGCACCCCAAGTGTGTCGCAGCTGCTACTGGTGCAGTCAATACGTGATTCATCGATTCGTTTGACTGCTAATCAATGATGCTAATTATACTAAATTGATCGCTGCTGTGTTATATGTCATGAAAGCTTATTATACTATTGGtctgtttattttaatttgcaTGGTTATAGGGATTACGGTTCCCTGGTCTGTATCTTATTCGAATTCTCAAGTAATTGAGACTTTATGATGTTCGATCAACTGCTACCGTAGGTCGGATATAGGGTTGCAGCTCCTTGATTATCCCTTCGTTTATTTTGTATGCCTCTTGGCAAGTGATGCCAACAATTCTGGCAAGAGAGTatcaaagcaaaagaaaaacgaaaattTATTCTATGGAAAGTTGGTGTAAGATCTCTCTAAAttcatgtattttttttttttttttgaataactcTAAATTCATGTATAAGAAGTAAACAATTCAGTCTTAATTATTGTAAAATTCATTATTGCATAGTGTAGtgaatataaaatattaaaagaCGGAAATCAAGACGgaaatagttttgtgaacttaTCATCTCACCTTAAAAATTTAGGAATGTGTGTAATGCGACTTCATCAAAACGAACAAATAAGACAACACGCACAACTTAACGGATCAGTCACGCAACCATCAGAAAAGTAAGTTATATAAATGTTAATCACCTCTCTAAAGTTCTGTAATTTTCCCAAGCTTATCAGGCCCTCTCGCATGTCGTGGGTTTATTGGGCCCTGGAACTGAAGTGTTCATGTTCAAAGTCCAAAACAGCAACTGGATCAAAGTCCAAGTAGAATTAGACAATGTCATTTCGGGAACACTCATATAATCAAACTCGTAGGCCCATAAAATCGAAAACGGACACGTGACTGAAGCAAGCGGGCGCAAGAGGAAACCGTCGCCTCAGCTGTCGTTGTAAAAGCGTCTCCAACTTTTTAATGCTTGCCCAAAGAAAAGAGTGAAGGAAGCAAGGAAGAATGATGCTCATCAAAGACGAAAAGCAAAGCACAGAATAAAGCACTACtgtagaagaagaacaagaagcaaACCCAAACCTCCTCCTCCCAAACTCTTTTAAACCCATTCACACACACTTTCAAAGTCTGAAACTGAaaccctttttcttcttcatctctttTGTCTCTctgataatttttcttttctgagaTGGGACTCTGTTTCACAAAATCCCACACCCATGATATCCCAatctcttcatcatcagaatcacCACCTCACCACTTCCAACAAACACAACCCAACAAAAAACCCGACCCGTTTCACCAGCCAGCTCCACCCAAACCCAGCCCCTACTCCGGAGGCTCTTTCGGCAAGAGCCCCTCGTCCTCCCAAATCGGACCAATTCTGGGCAAGCCTTACGCCGACGTAAATTCCGTTTATACCCTCCAGAAGGAGCTGGGCCGCGGCCAGTTCGGCGTCACGCGTCTCTGCACGGAGAAATCCACTGGCCGAAAATACGCTTGCAAGTCCATATCGTGCAAAAAACTCGTGACGAATAAGGACATTGAGGACTTGCGGAGAGAGGTTCTGATTCTGGAGCACTTAACAGGCCAGCCCAATATAGTTGAATTCAAAGGTGCTTTTGAGGACCGCCAGAATCTGCATTTGATTATGGAGCTCTGCACCGGCGGCGAGCTTTTTGATCGGATTATTGCCAAGGGAAGCTACACCGAGCGTGAAGCGG is a genomic window containing:
- the LOC133735712 gene encoding E3 ubiquitin-protein ligase ATL23; its protein translation is MLFSIFLLLFLPCVGMSAVFVVYICLLWFAANTRSSAEPRLPVKRVSEKGLSASDLDKLPKTSGKELTRGTECAVCLEEIEAEQLARVVPGCNHGFHLQCADTWLSMQSFCPVCRAKLQPQQFLTSSDENPC
- the LOC133740592 gene encoding probable nucleoredoxin 2 isoform X1 → MMKEMMSNHDQALSNGTSAGIVGAEAERVSSSRISSLLASTDRDYLLSPSGNQVKVADLDGKIIGLYFSANWYPPCWNFNQVLVGIYNQLKNSSITGSSFEIVYISSDEDSDAFNTYHACMPWLAIPFSDLETKKALNRKFEIEGIPSLVILQPSDGDGATLHDGVELIYRYGVQAFPFTRQRLEQLEEEEKQKHENQTLTNLLTNHDRHYLLLGHQTPNQVPVASLVGKTIGLYFSAQWCIPCVNFTPRLISIYKKIKEQMLVGDQQQDGEDFEIVFVSSDRDRTSFEAYFSTMPWLALPFEDPNIKELVKHFDVKGIPCLVILGPDGKTVTRQGRNLINLYKENAYPFTDAKLELLEKKMDEEAKSLPRSVYHGGHRHELNLVSEGNGGGPFICCDCDEQGCGWAYQCLECGYEVHPKCVAAATGAVNT
- the LOC133740592 gene encoding probable nucleoredoxin 2 isoform X2, with product MLETSWVKVADLDGKIIGLYFSANWYPPCWNFNQVLVGIYNQLKNSSITGSSFEIVYISSDEDSDAFNTYHACMPWLAIPFSDLETKKALNRKFEIEGIPSLVILQPSDGDGATLHDGVELIYRYGVQAFPFTRQRLEQLEEEEKQKHENQTLTNLLTNHDRHYLLLGHQTPNQVPVASLVGKTIGLYFSAQWCIPCVNFTPRLISIYKKIKEQMLVGDQQQDGEDFEIVFVSSDRDRTSFEAYFSTMPWLALPFEDPNIKELVKHFDVKGIPCLVILGPDGKTVTRQGRNLINLYKENAYPFTDAKLELLEKKMDEEAKSLPRSVYHGGHRHELNLVSEGNGGGPFICCDCDEQGCGWAYQCLECGYEVHPKCVAAATGAVNT